The window aacgcttgtgggttgagataagaacagtttaataattaaaataaaacaacaataacaaaaatgcaatggaaagcaaaacaatgagaggcacaaaacctggggctgggagggggggaaggggaatgaatcACCAAAAGAAACAGCATGTGACGCAGctgcccgccgacccgacaccaccagtccctgagccgcaactgccccctCCATGCGCCAACTGCCCctgttaatatactggtcatggcgtcacatggtatggaatgaacatcccattggccagttggggtcagctgccgTGGCCCCGCCcatcccagcctcctgcccacgttgcagagcgcgggaagctggaaaggtccctgaccactacagtgaagagaattaaccccttctcaggcaaaaccagcacattctccacctcTTATTCCATActatttacaccatgcccaggtcccatacgatccaatacaaccttaccaaccaccacccctccccttcccttcccatcctttgacataatacacagacatcagtcccttagtctatggaccttccctgtaaaatgtccattgagttcacccagtccgtgactctgggctccatctgttgtatcagtctttcagggtgggagaggtggtgtgtgtgtgatgttgggttgctgcataccaagtcagtcatcattccatcactgctgcacagcttgtttcatcaaagttcatcttccatggaCTGGGAGGTTTGTAttatgatatcattgatacatcacagaggtgacacacaatattatatagcagtccgcattgtgccattcagttcattggctgttttcgcccaaaatcaaatccccttgaggcacacaccggactcctccatcctcctgcatcacccaccaagtgcacccaggtcctcgagcaaaagcaatcccacaaatgggtttgcctttgcctgaagcaggaagaacccagactgttttgcccagcatattttttacgtgcactacagggactctatccccttccacagtatgtaggatttctgactgggcagggccagctcgcctggcagatcccctcgtgttgactaaccacgtggcttttgctaaatgtgtatcccagtgcttgaatgttccaccccccattgctctcagtgtagtttttaacagtccattgcaccgttcaattttcccagaggctggtgcgtgataggggatgtgatacacccactcaatgccgtgctctttggcccaggtgtctatgaggttattttggaaatgagtcccgttgtctgactcaattctctctggggtgccatgtcgccacaggacttgtttttcgagacccaggataggGTTCCGGGCAGTGGCCTGGGGGATGGGATGTTTCCAGCCATctggtggttgcttctaccatggtgagcacatggtgcttgccttggtgggtttgtgggagtgtgatatagtcaatttgccaggcctccccatatttatatttcagccatcatcccccataccacagaggctttacccgctttgcttgcttgattgcagcgcacgatacacattcgtggatagcctgcGCAATAGagtccatggtcaagtccacccctcgatcatgagcccacctgtatattgcatctctcccttgatggcctgaggtgtcatgggcccaccgagctagaaataattcaccgttatgctgccagtccagatccacctcagccacttcagtcttggcagcctgatccacctgctggttgtttcgatgttcttcagtggcctgactcttggggacatgagcatccacatgacgtacctttacaaccaggttctctacccgggcagcaatatcttgccacaatgtggcagcccagatgggtttgcctctgcgctgccagttgctttgcttccactgctgtaaccagccccacagggcatttgccaccatccaggagtcagtatagagatagagcactggccacttttcccattcagcaatgtctaaggccagctggatggcctttacctctgcaaactggctcaattcaccttctccttcagcagtttctgctacttgtcgtgtaggactccatacagcagccttccatctccggtgctttcccacaagacaacaggacccatcagggAACAGGGCatgctgcttctcattttctggcagtttgttatacagtggggcttcttcagcaagtgtcacctcctcctctggtggtATTCCAAAACCTTTGacttctggccagtccatgatcacttccaagattcctgggcgactggaGTTTCCTATttgagcccgctgggtgatcagtgcaacccatttactccacgtagcatcagttgcatggtgtgtagaggggaggtttcctttgaacatccagcccagcactggcagtcggggtgccaggagcagctgtgcctcagtaccaaccacttctgaagcagctcgaaccccttcatatgcttccaatatctctttttcagttgcatTATAGCGGtcttcggaccctctgtatccctgactccaaaaccctaggggtcgacctcgggtctcccctggtgctttctgccagaggctccaggtagggtcattctccccggctgcagtgtagagcacattttttacatcttgtcctgcccagactggcccaagagctactgcatgaactatctcctgtttaatctgttcaaaggcttgttgttgctcagggccccatttgaaatcattcttcttctgggtcacttgatagagagggcttacgatcagactgtagtgtggaatatgcattctccaaaaacccacaatccccaagaaagcttgtgtttcctttttgctagttggtggagacatggctgctattttgttgatcacatccactgGAAACTGACGATGACCACCTTGCCATTTGATTCgtaagaactggatctcttgtgcgggtcccttaactttactttgttttatggcaaaaccagctttcagaaggatttggactattttctctcctttctcaaaaacttcttccgctgtgttgccccacacaatgatgcCATCAATGaattgaaggtgttctggagcttctccctgttccagtacagtctgaatcagtccatggcaaatggtaggactgtgtttccacccctggggcagtcgattccaggtgtactggacccccctccaagtaaaagcaaactgtggcctgcactctgctgccagagggattgagaagaatgcattagcaatatcagttgtggcataccacttggctgcctttgactccagttcgtattgaagttctagcatgtctggcacagcagcactcagtggcagCGTGgcttcgttcaggccacgatagtctactgttagcctccactctccattagacttccgcactggccatatgggactgttaaagggtgagtgggtcttactgatgactccttggctctcccgtcgacgaatgagcccatggatggTGATCAgggagtctctgttggtgcgatattgccgccggtgcactgttgtggtggcaatcagcacctgttgttctttgaccctcagcaaccccacaacagaagggtccttcgagaggccaggcaaggtagacagctgtttaatttcctccatctccaaggcagctacaccaaaagcccacttgtacccttttggatccttgaaataccctctcctgaggtagtctatgacaaggatgcacggagcctctgggccagtcacaatggggtgcttctgccactccttcccggttaggctcactttggcctccaatacagttaggtcttgggatccccctgtcactccagcaatgctgatgggttctgcccctatatagtttgatggcattaaggtgcaccgtgcgccggtgtccactaaagctttatactcctgtgggtcggacgtgccaggccatcggatccacacagtcctgTAAACCCGgatatccctttcctccacctggctggaggcagggcccccctagtcctgatcatagtattcatcactcacttcctgtaaatgtgaatcaatagtgtctctattaagctcagaaatgaaatcagcacttctgctcctctgtctgtaGAATTGCTTACTgaaaactggagcagcagctcttctgGAGAAACTCCactgagtgattgttcttccttgcagctcatgtaCCCGTGCCTGTAGGGTTGAGGTAGgtttgccatcccacctcctcatgtcttctccgtggtcacgcaggtagaatcatagggtggcccgtggtgtgtatcccctcctttgagccaagggacgcttattcctaacagctgagacactattctgtcgaggtggggagcaggacagatcttctttgagttgctggacctcttgggatagtttctccacagcagatagtagcgaggaagagagatttgctttgtaattttggagtctatcaatcacctccgccatTGTTGGTGTCTCGCcctctctccaggacatcactgccaatgagtcTGCACACGAGGATGCTCTGTACAAgcttccaccacatgggtcgtgtgcgctcggcttcatctggatctttggaggactgttgatcatccaggtcaccataaatcacctcaagcacagctaattcccttagatactggatgcctttctccatagttgtccattttcctgggcgatatgtaacatcttctttaaagggataccgttccttcactccagacaggagtcgcctccagaggctgagggcttgtggtttttttcctattgctttgtcaacgcccccttccccagaaaggcatcccagttgtttggcttcttttccctctaattccaggctactggccccattatcccagcattggagcagccaggtgacaatgtgctcacctgaatgatggccgaaatcttttcacatatcttgcaactcgctcaaggacagggattgggtggcctccatttcatttatgacttcttcttcctctccttgtgacagccctgcttcttcatcatcccgtttTAAATGACCTTGCTGGAACACTGGAAGGTTAGGCTTGTACAAGGCACCATTAGAAGGCAATAACCCATGGCCTGCTCAGTAccctctgtgctggggctggaggtcTCCTACTAGCACACCAATGAATCTGTCATTAATTTTCCTGCGGTTTGGGTGGGTTTGGCAGGCTCAGTGTTTTTTTGAGCTTTTGGAGGTTTCTTTCATGGCTGTCGTCATCTTCATCCCGAGGGTGGTTGTGTTGATTGGACTTGTGGCTGTTGTGCTGGGCTGGTGGGTGAGGATGGCTGCAGTAGGAATTCTAGTGCTGGCTGACCTGGATGGGGTGCCTATGCCAGGACTGTGCAACTGTGAGATGGTATCCAGGATCCAGTCTTTGAGTTTGGTAATTCTGGAGTACACGCCTGGTTTCGTAGCCTGGGCGCAACCAGTTCCCCAACTCACGATGCCAGCCAGATAAAACACTCCTGGGGCCACCTCACAGGCCAAGGGTCCACCTGAATCTCCCTGAGGAAGAAGCAAGGCAATGGCTGCTCAGCCCGATCTCCCCAAGACAGGTCTACATGGAGCTGCCCCTCAGCCACACTGGGAGGACTTAGCTAGCCCCAAACTCTTCTTTCTCCAGTCCCACGGGGCTGTCTGCTGCCATGCAGCGTGTGTGCAAGACATGAGCGTGCAGAGGCTGAAACTAGGGTCAATGGCTCAACCTGGCTGCACAGATACAAGCAGCATTTGTCATGTAATAGCTCCTGACAGCAACTTTCCCCAAGTGAAGGACAGCCACCAGCAACTGCCACTGTCTTGCTGCCGCAGGAGGAGACCTGCTTCATCCAGGACTCCAGTCTGGCCAGACAGAGCAGTGGGATGTTGGTTTAAGTCATGTTCAACTTGATGGagctttatttacttttctaaaGCTCCAAGGCagtgggctgggtttttttgagctAAGGTACATGTGGATTACAGCCTGGCCACAGCAGCTCAGTAAATATTTCCCAAGGATGTGCTGAGGGTATGAGTTAGCTCAGCTTTCTGGAACAATCCCCAGAGGAGCAACGAAATCCCAGACTCTTACCTGGCATGAGTCTGTCTTCCCCTCCAGGAAGCCAGTGCAGATCATTTGATCAGTGAGGGAGAAGTTGTACAGAAAGTTGCAGGTCTTCTGGTCTATGATGCCCACTGAGGCTTTCTGCAGGATCTCGGGCTTGGCGACTGCAAGAAGACTGCAGAATTAGTGAGTGCAGCAGAGGAAAGTGGGAGCTAATCTCTTTTAGACTGACCCAACacatatttcaggaaaacaggCTCTAATCCCACACAGGAGTTGAGTCCTACATGAACTACTCTCTCAGCAGCCCTGAAGCTCCTGGCTTACCCCAGGGTGTGGTTTCATACCTGTGCAGAGGATGCTGCACACAGGCAGCAAGTTTCTGTTGTCTTGACAGCCTGTGGGCTCCTTGTCAACTGTTAGAGAGACAGTGGGGCTTCTTTGGCAGCACACATGCCACCCTCAGGCCTTCTCCCTACAATGGgatctttgctttttctaattGCTTGGGACACCCTTGCAACTGAATGTGGTTGCTAAGGCTGACATACTGTCCTGCCAGAGCTACAGCAGCCACTGAGGCAGTGCCCCACTCTTGCTCAGCATGGGACAACCACTGAGGGGAGCCCAGCAGGTTTCTCCTGGTtgctgccaagctgctttctccattttcttgttTGCTGGTGACTCCTAAATAACCGTGGTTTAAAGCAGTGCTCTGCGTGCCCTTATTCTCACTTATTCTTGTGTTTCTGTTAGTTCCTGACTGTCCCTGTTACTGTCCCCCGTCCTGTACGCTCCCAGGACTGTCTGGGTCACAGTGGCACAGGCTTTGCTTCTCTGTCACTGCTCCAGAGCAAATGCATCACTGCTTACCGTTCCCTTCTTGGAGGTTACCCCACCCAGAAATTATGCATTTCTTGCCAACAGGAAACTTCTGCACAGCAAGTGGGAGCCAGACGGGTTGGATGTATTTGTTGAAGACAAGAGGTGTTGCCAGCTCAAGTACAGCCACATTGAAGTCCAGAAAAATAGGGTTGAAGAGCAGATGCTGGATCACCCTTGTTGCACTGACTTTCACTGCATTCTCATCTGTTCATTTAGTGCTTTTGTTCCCACGTAGGCTTCAATCTCTTCTGGATTTGTCCTGCAAATGCATAATCCTAAACTTGCATGCTCACACACATGTTAGCATCATGCCTAGCATGATTTCTGACATTTAAATTGCAAACAACTTTAAACGAGCAGGGTTTGAAACCTTGCTTTACCAAAGCAGAGGCCAGCACACAGAAGAGCAGCTAAGTCAGACCCAAAGAACTGTTTCCAGCAGTGGCACATGTTGGACGTCTCCTGAAGAGCAGGGAACCATGTAGTAATTCTCTCCTTACCTCCAGAAATTTGTGATTTCAGGACTGTCCTGGCACACAGATGGTATCTCTGTTCAGTAGGTCTCGATGGATTTTTTGGGTTTTAGTTGGATTTTTCTAGAGttgtattttattccttttttttaaccccGTGTGAATTTTTAACATTCAGTTTAATGGTACTTAGGAAGAACTGCttccttttgcttgttttccatcTGCTCTTGGTGGTTATTTGATATCTTAGAAAAACAGTAAGAAGGCATTCCCTGAACACTTTGTCTGCACCCTTTGTGAATGTATAGTCCCCATCACGCACTTCCTTCCCACCCAGTTGTCTCTTTTCTCAAGTCTAGTCTGATCTATTTTGTTGTGCTTGTTACGGATGCTGTTCCACACCCAGCTCATCCTTGTGTCTTGCGTTAGCATTTTTACAATATGTTACTCTAGCACATCATGCAATGTTTGAGGAATCAGTGTGCTGTGGATTACCAGCAACATACTGGTAATCTCAGTTGTTTCTCTAATAATTACTAGCATTCACTTGCTCTTTAATTGCGACTGCCCACAGAACTGCTGTTCTCATGGCAATATCCACAGAATTTCTGACCTCTTTTTCTGAATGCTAAAAGCTGATGGAGACCCATCACCATCTGCAGGCAGATAGCACTGCTTTTTTGCTGTGTGCCTCACTTCATACTTGCCTACCTTTTACTTGCTGCTTTATTGCCCAGCTATTTAATACATAAGGTCATCTTGAAACTCTTCATAATTAGTCCCCCACCTTTTCTGCCTTCAGGACTTTTTATTCTTGACAAATATTATCCTCTTGCTACTCATTCCTTTATCTAGGTTATTTATAAATCTGGGCTTGGGCTTTTGCTGTTTAACAGAACTATGCAGGACTGAACTGACCACAGCTGGCCACGTGTGTCTATTTTCTATATTACAGccaatttttaaagttaaagtTCTTGAAGTAACTCATGTGGCACCCGTCCTTTTCTACCTGTTAGATGTGTTGTCGTTGCTCCCTGCCCAGGCTACTTTAACCTTTCCCTGCCTCATCCCAGCCTCCCCACAAAATCCCTTTTACTATGAATCTTTAGCTATAACTAAAATGAATGTGCAATATGGGTTCTTGTTTttccccagtgactccagtgcCACAGCTGAGTGTTTGGCTGCACGGCTGCACAGTGCTGCACCACTGTGTGCCGGTGGGCAGGTGAGCTGGAACCACAGTGCCAGCAGGGATGGACTCTTACTCATTGAAGCAGTGAGCTGCTGACAGCAGCCAGTGGCCCCCAATTATGGTAGCTCCACAGAAATGCCTCGAGTCTTCTTTCAGGCTGACTTGCCAGGGGATCTCTCCTCTGGAAGCATCTGTTCCTCCCATGATCTTGCTGGGTTTAGAGAACCCAGGTCATCCTCCACACTGAACAAAAGACAAAGCATGACTTGTGAGTACTCCTAGCAGAAGACAAGCGAGGAGAGACTTTTGCCTTCTCTAGCCAGTAGGTCTGAGTAGGGACAGCTGAGGGCTGAAGTGTGAGGAATCTGCCCAAGCCCTGCCTGCTGATCGTGGCAGTCCCTGATGGTGGCCGTGTACAACCATACATGGGCTTTCACCCTAACTGCTGTTCTGCATCTTGCTCTTGGCAAGTCCTTAATCCTGTGCCTTTCTTCAAGGCAGAGTAACCGGCAGCCCTGTGCCTCTTAGCCTCACCATTCCAGATAAAAAGTTAATcctaaatttagaaaaataccCTATATCTGTGAGGGTacagagctgctgggaggggtCTTTGGAGCTGACAGGTCATCCTACGGACAcctgccctccttcccttcAGGGAGATGATGCATGGCCACTGTGAGGTTGCAGCCATCGACTTTGAACTGCTGGGAGATCCTTAGGTGGCAAACAAAGGTGACTGGTCAACAGGTTAAAGAGTGTCAAACACTGCTGTGTCTTAGCACCCTGTTCTTGGCCTGCTGGAGTAAACCAATTACACAGGGAGCAGACAGAATTACATTCAGCTGCACAAGCAAAGAAGCCCATGAAATGTGTGCGCAGGTACTGAGTGACTTTGCCAGGCTGCTCTAGGCTGAGCTGGGGCAGCCAGATAGTGTCACTTTTGCCTTTTAGCACTTAGGCAAGGGTTGTGTGAAGGTCATTACAGCTCAGCGGAAGAATGAACTTGACATTTGGGCCTGTACCAGACATTCTTCCTGCCAAGGTACACCCACCCTGTGGGTGCTCATACCTTGTGGTCTTGATGCAGTCACTGGCTtgctggcagctggggctggtgaAGTGGTGGGGATTGCTCCAGTGGTGGTGAGCTCTTCAGAGCTGACCATGTTACTATTAGTACTGGCGTGTATTGGAGGGACAGTATGGCCTATGGAGGTGGGGAAGGCAGAAATAGCATCCAAGATCCAGTCTCTGAGTTTGGTAACACGTGTGTAGACCCCAGGCCGCCTCGCTTCAGCACATCCAATTCCCCAACTCACGATTCCTGCCAGGAAAAACTTGCCAGACGGTTCTTCGCAAACCAGGGGCCCACCAGAATCACCCTGCAAGAGAAGCAAGATGGTGGGCTCTCCCTGGGGATGCTCCAAGCTCGCCCTGGCCACACTCAGCATACCTCTGCTGGACTGTGTCTCTCTGTCCTTGTGTATCCCAGATCACCTCTGCTTATTTACTCCAGCCTAGTGATGAGGGAAGCATCTCCTGTGCTGGCCTTTGGGTGCTCCTCTGTGTGGGCACAGTGTCCTGCTAGTAAGCAGTAGCCTTGTGTCATTGATATGCCAGAAAAGCACAAGGACATCCTCCATAAAATCTTGGATAAGCGTTTGTACTGGTTTAATAATTTGTTGTTGCTATTAAAGGTTAAGCCCAACAGCCCCTAAACAGGCAGGTGCTGGGTGTTTATTGCATGATACACAACCCAGGGAGACCATGCTAAGCTTTGCATGATGTTTTCTTGATTTGGCCTATGGTTTCCTGGTCAATTCTTTGGTACTGTGGGGCCATATGAGTGTCACTGATATAGGACATGGGGTATTTGTGAAGCTGGTAGTGCCTTCTGGGGGTTGGATTGCTCTAGGTGAATAATGAATAACTGGATGGGTCACATTCACCATCCAACCTCAAATCTTCCATTCTTGGCCCCTTCTCCAATATTTGTGCTGCATTTAGTGCAGAAATATGAAGCACTACCACCAGAGAAGTGCAGTTTTGCTCAGCTGGTGGCTGCAGGTATGAAGGGCCCTGCCAAACCACAGGCACAGCCATGGAAATCACAGTCCGCCTCTCCCCAAACATTGTGAAAGGCAAGATTTTCTCCAGCTGACCACTTGCAATTCCAGGCTGGATAAAGGCTAACTAGGGAAAACACCAAGTTGTTCACCAAAAACTGTTGTGTGTTTTAGTTTCCACTGCTGCCCTTTGCCATCTGGATTTTGATCTGAGGACCTGCCAGATATTGGTAGCGCCAACCCTGATTACAGCTCAGGAAGTAGTTAAACAGCCAAAAGAACCCCTTA is drawn from Phalacrocorax carbo chromosome W unlocalized genomic scaffold, bPhaCar2.1 SUPER_W_unloc_8, whole genome shotgun sequence and contains these coding sequences:
- the LOC135310914 gene encoding LOW QUALITY PROTEIN: transmembrane protease serine 9-like (The sequence of the model RefSeq protein was modified relative to this genomic sequence to represent the inferred CDS: inserted 5 bases in 3 codons; substituted 2 bases at 2 genomic stop codons); amino-acid sequence: MQTTTRIAGGSAASRGEFPWQVSLRENNEHFCGAAILTEKRLVSAAHCFTEFXDPAMWAAYTGPTSFRGSDSGAVKMGITRIILHPNYNTNMADYDVAVLELKTPVTFTKYIQPVCLPDAGHHFPTSKKCLISGWGYLREDFLVKPEFLQKATVELLDQTLCSSLYNHVLTDRMLCAGYLEGKIDSCQGDSGGPLVCEEPSGKFFLAGIVSWGIGCAEARRPGVYTRVTKLRDWILDAISAFPTSIGHTVPPIHASTNSNMVSSEELTTTGAIPTTSPAPAASKPRRQKSLLACLLLGVLTSHALSFVQCGGXPGFSKPSKIMGGTDASRGEIPWQVSLKEDSRHFCGATIIGGHWLLSAAHCFNETNPEEIEAYVGTKALNXTDENAVKVSATRVIQHLLFNPIFLDFNVAVLELATPLVFNKYIQPVWLPLAVQKFPVGKKCIISGWGNLQEGNVAKPEILQKASVGIIDQKTCNFLYNFSLTDQMICTGFLEGKTDSCQGDSGGPLACEVAPGVFYLAGIVSWGTGCAQATKPGVYSRITKLKDWILDTISQLHSPGIGTPSRVKEQQVLIATTTVHRRQYRTNRDSLITIHGLIRRRESQGVISKTHSPFNSPIWPVRKSNGEWRLTVDYRGLNEATLPLSAAVPDMLELQYELESKAAKCASSSVPDCELTTALAFSKIVGGSTVAQVEWPWQVSXWLQQKEHKCRAVLIADQWLLSAAHCFDIDPKMWVAFLGTPFLSSINGKMEKTFRIHKHPFYNVYSLNYNMALLELNTPIKFSSTIKPXCLPDNSYIFHEGARCFITGWGFTKEGGVMSKHLQKAAVNMIGDQACKKFYPVQISSRMVCASFPQGPVNSCSGNAGGPLACKEPSGKWFLAGITSWGYGCARPYFPGIYTKVTVVQGWIAQNLKL